Proteins from a genomic interval of Verrucomicrobiia bacterium:
- the trpA gene encoding tryptophan synthase subunit alpha yields MNRIVERFGRLQQGGKKGLVIYIGAGDPDLAATRELALAFDRAGVDVIELGVPFSDPLADGLVNQLAAQRGLESGTTPPKLLQTIAAIRRDSQIPVVLYVYFNLLHKRGVKEFIVDCAKAGVDGLLVLDLPPEESDNYERLMREAGLCNIYLIAPTTPEDRMELIARRASGFIYYVSREGVTGMQAKISDTIATMTAKIRAHTSLPIAVGFGISNPEQARTVAQSAEAIVVGSAVVNQIAEHGRSPELVTRVSAFVKSLADAVKSV; encoded by the coding sequence ATGAACCGCATCGTCGAACGCTTCGGCCGGCTGCAACAGGGTGGTAAAAAGGGCCTCGTCATTTACATCGGCGCCGGGGATCCGGACCTTGCAGCAACCCGGGAACTGGCGCTGGCTTTCGACCGCGCGGGCGTGGATGTCATCGAGCTGGGCGTGCCCTTCAGCGATCCGCTCGCGGACGGCCTGGTGAATCAACTGGCGGCCCAGCGCGGCCTGGAATCCGGCACCACGCCGCCCAAGCTGCTGCAAACCATCGCGGCCATCCGGCGCGATTCGCAGATCCCTGTCGTGCTCTACGTCTATTTCAACCTCCTGCACAAGCGCGGCGTGAAGGAGTTCATCGTCGATTGCGCGAAAGCCGGCGTGGACGGCCTTTTGGTGCTCGATCTGCCGCCCGAGGAATCGGACAACTACGAGCGCCTCATGCGGGAGGCGGGGCTCTGCAACATTTACCTGATTGCGCCCACGACGCCCGAGGACCGCATGGAACTCATCGCGCGCCGCGCCAGCGGGTTCATTTACTACGTCTCGCGCGAAGGCGTCACCGGCATGCAGGCGAAAATTTCGGACACCATCGCGACCATGACCGCAAAGATTCGCGCACACACGTCGCTTCCCATAGCGGTCGGCTTCGGGATTTCCAATCCTGAGCAGGCGCGCACCGTGGCGCAAAGTGCGGAAGCCATTGTGGTCGGCAGCGCGGTGGTGAACCAGATCGCCGAACACGGCCGGTCGCCGGAGCTGGTGACGCGCGTCAGTGCGTTCGTGAAATCGCTCGCCGACGCGGTGAAGTCGGTTTGA
- the treZ gene encoding malto-oligosyltrehalose trehalohydrolase, which yields MKSFRVWAPKPKRVELQLGAQRHAMQAEPTGWWHAVVATAAEEYGFVLDGEGPFPDPRSPWQPHGVHGLSRRVDHDRFAWTDDGFRAPPLGSAVIYELHVGTFTPAGTFDAVIERLDHLVQLGVTHVELMPVNAFPGAHGWGYDGVALFAVQESYGGPEGLKPLVNACHARGLAVLLDVVYNHLGPSGNYLAKYGPYFTARHHTPWGPAVNFDGPDSDEVRRFFCDNALMWLRDYHFDGLRLDAVHAIVDTTAQPFLEQLAGEVKQLAAQLARPLILIAESDLNDPRLIWPTQRGGFGLDAQWSDDFHHALHTTLTGERSGYYEDFAGLADLAKALRQAFVYDGCYSRHRRRRHGRPPEGLSGSRFLAYVQNHDQIGNRAQGERLAHLVSAGRLKIAAALVFTSPFVPMLFQGEEWAASSPFQYFTDHAETELAKAVREGRRREFAAFGWRPEEVPDPQARATFERSKLKWEELGAKPHAALLEWHRQLIAMRRQELTLTDGQRDAVNVRCDASAGWLVMERGSLTVVCNLGDGPQAVPLAAGRHQILLASENMPPTAEGALTLPAEAVSILKRVP from the coding sequence ATGAAGTCGTTCCGAGTCTGGGCTCCCAAGCCGAAGCGGGTGGAACTCCAACTGGGCGCGCAGCGCCATGCGATGCAGGCCGAACCGACCGGCTGGTGGCACGCCGTCGTGGCGACCGCCGCGGAGGAATATGGATTTGTCCTCGACGGCGAAGGGCCGTTTCCTGATCCGCGTTCGCCCTGGCAGCCGCACGGCGTTCACGGCCTGTCGCGGCGGGTGGACCACGACCGGTTTGCCTGGACGGATGACGGCTTTCGCGCGCCGCCGCTCGGCAGCGCGGTGATTTACGAGCTGCACGTGGGCACGTTCACGCCCGCCGGCACGTTTGACGCGGTGATCGAGCGGCTGGATCATCTCGTGCAACTCGGCGTGACGCACGTTGAGTTGATGCCGGTGAACGCCTTTCCCGGAGCGCACGGCTGGGGCTACGACGGCGTGGCGCTGTTTGCCGTGCAGGAATCCTACGGCGGGCCGGAGGGTTTGAAGCCCCTGGTGAACGCCTGTCACGCGCGCGGTCTCGCCGTGCTGCTCGACGTGGTTTACAACCATCTTGGGCCGTCGGGCAATTACCTCGCCAAATACGGCCCTTACTTCACCGCCCGGCACCACACGCCGTGGGGACCGGCAGTCAATTTCGACGGGCCGGACAGTGACGAAGTGCGCCGGTTTTTCTGCGACAACGCGTTGATGTGGCTGCGGGACTACCATTTTGACGGCCTGCGCCTGGACGCGGTGCACGCCATCGTGGACACCACCGCCCAACCGTTCCTCGAACAACTGGCCGGCGAAGTGAAACAACTGGCCGCCCAGCTCGCCCGGCCGCTGATCCTGATCGCCGAAAGCGATCTCAACGATCCGCGGCTCATCTGGCCCACGCAACGCGGCGGCTTCGGGCTCGACGCCCAATGGAGCGATGATTTTCATCACGCGCTTCACACCACGTTGACCGGGGAACGCAGCGGTTACTACGAGGACTTTGCGGGTCTGGCTGATCTGGCCAAGGCGTTGCGCCAGGCGTTCGTCTATGATGGCTGCTATTCACGCCACCGGCGGCGGCGGCACGGGCGGCCGCCGGAAGGTTTGAGCGGCAGCCGGTTTCTGGCCTACGTGCAGAACCACGACCAGATTGGCAATCGGGCGCAGGGCGAACGGCTGGCCCACCTGGTGAGCGCCGGACGGTTGAAAATCGCCGCCGCATTGGTATTTACGTCGCCCTTCGTGCCGATGCTGTTTCAAGGTGAAGAATGGGCGGCCAGTTCGCCGTTCCAGTATTTTACCGATCACGCCGAGACGGAACTTGCCAAGGCGGTGCGGGAGGGGCGACGCCGGGAATTTGCCGCCTTCGGCTGGCGGCCCGAAGAGGTGCCGGATCCGCAGGCTCGCGCGACGTTCGAACGCTCCAAGCTCAAGTGGGAGGAACTGGGCGCGAAGCCGCATGCGGCCCTGCTCGAATGGCATCGGCAGTTGATCGCCATGCGGCGGCAGGAACTGACGTTGACGGACGGTCAGCGGGACGCGGTGAACGTGCGCTGTGACGCATCGGCGGGATGGCTGGTGATGGAACGCGGTTCGCTGACGGTGGTGTGCAACCTGGGCGACGGCCCGCAGGCCGTGCCGCTGGCAGCGGGGCGACATCAAATCCTGCTCGCTTCGGAAAACATGCCGCCCACGGCGGAAGGCGCATTAACGCTGCCGGCCGAGGCCGTGTCCATTCTGAAGCGGGTGCCGTGA
- a CDS encoding glutamate-5-semialdehyde dehydrogenase: MTLLEQMTRLAQQAKAASRELAKLTTAEKNSVLLAMAAALERQAPAIQSANARDLETGAQMGLSGAMLDRLKLDDKRIAGMAKGLREVAALNDPVGRILDERVRPNGLKLQKVATPIGVVVIIYESRPNVTADAASLCFKTGNATILRGGKEALNSNQIIAETMVAAGRAALGDAFPADAIQVVPTTDRNAIPALLSLTQYVDLCMPRGGEGLIRAVAECSKVPVIKHYKGVCHVFVDRDADLQMAESIALNAKLQRPGVCNAMETLLVDKAVAAQFLPLVAAKLAAKQVELRADESALPQLSALNYQPQPKAASEQDWSTEYNDYILNVRVVDDVRAAIEHINHYGSAHSDSIVTKNEQTAKQFLAEVDSAAVYWNASTRFTDGGEFGMGAEIGISTDKVGARGPMGLDELTTYKWIGLGTGQIRG; the protein is encoded by the coding sequence ATGACGTTGCTGGAACAAATGACCCGGCTCGCGCAGCAGGCCAAAGCCGCCTCACGCGAGCTGGCCAAGCTCACCACGGCGGAAAAGAATTCCGTCCTGCTGGCCATGGCCGCCGCGCTGGAGCGGCAGGCCCCGGCCATCCAGTCCGCCAATGCGCGCGACCTGGAGACCGGCGCGCAGATGGGCTTGTCGGGCGCCATGCTGGACCGGCTCAAACTGGATGACAAACGCATCGCCGGCATGGCCAAAGGACTCCGCGAAGTGGCGGCGCTCAACGATCCGGTGGGGCGCATTTTGGACGAGCGCGTCCGGCCCAACGGCTTGAAACTCCAGAAAGTCGCCACGCCCATCGGGGTCGTGGTCATCATCTACGAATCGCGCCCCAACGTCACGGCCGACGCCGCGAGCCTGTGCTTCAAAACCGGCAACGCCACCATTCTGCGCGGCGGCAAGGAGGCGTTGAACTCCAATCAAATCATCGCCGAAACGATGGTGGCCGCCGGTCGGGCCGCGCTCGGCGACGCCTTCCCTGCTGATGCCATCCAGGTGGTGCCCACCACGGACCGCAATGCAATTCCGGCGCTGCTTTCGCTCACGCAATACGTCGATCTCTGCATGCCGCGCGGCGGCGAAGGGCTGATTCGCGCCGTGGCCGAATGCAGCAAGGTGCCGGTGATCAAACACTACAAGGGCGTCTGCCACGTGTTCGTGGATCGCGATGCCGATTTGCAAATGGCGGAAAGCATCGCGCTGAACGCCAAGCTGCAGCGGCCCGGCGTCTGCAACGCCATGGAGACCCTGCTCGTGGACAAGGCGGTGGCTGCACAGTTCCTGCCCCTGGTCGCCGCCAAGCTCGCCGCGAAGCAGGTGGAACTGCGCGCAGACGAATCTGCCCTCCCTCAACTATCAGCCCTCAACTATCAACCCCAGCCAAAGGCTGCGTCCGAACAGGACTGGTCCACGGAATACAACGATTACATTCTGAACGTCCGCGTGGTGGACGACGTGCGGGCGGCGATTGAGCACATCAATCACTACGGCTCGGCCCACTCGGACAGCATCGTCACGAAGAATGAACAGACCGCGAAGCAATTCCTTGCCGAGGTGGACAGCGCGGCGGTCTATTGGAATGCCAGCACGCGCTTCACCGACGGCGGCGAGTTCGGCATGGGCGCCGAGATTGGCATCAGCACCGACAAGGTGGGCGCCCGCGGGCCGATGGGTTTGGATGAGCTGACCACCTACAAGTGGATCGGCCTGGGCACCGGACAAATTCGCGGATGA
- a CDS encoding alpha-L-arabinofuranosidase C-terminal domain-containing protein: MGILLGVGRALADVAIIKVQADAPGRSIGPDLVGVFFEDINYAADGGLYAELIQNRSFEYQATEQKTWNPLSYWDVQTPGGGRASLDGEAAAPLNANNPHYAVLEVSEPGQGVGLANPGFDGIRVEAGGRYRVSLFARQLYVGNRWGGSAHAGHPAPLTARLESKSGQVLGEVALGAPGWEWTRLTNTITATQSEAAARFVLVVTNRGGMALDEVSLFPENTFRGRPNGLRPDLAQAIADLHPKFIRFPGGCVAHGNGLGNLYRWKDTIGPVEERHQQANLWGYHQSVGLGYFEYFQFCEDIRAKPLPVVAAGVCCQNSGHTGGTGQEGLPLAAMPAYVQDILDLIEWANGPATSAWGAKRAAAGHPEPFHLQYLGVGNEDAQTEVFRTRFKMIYEAVKAQHPEITVIGTVGPFPDGPDYDAGWQFANELHVPMVDEHYYEKPEWFWDHLNRYDGYDRSWSQVYLGEYAAHDAGRANTLRSALAEAAHLTALERNGDVVRLASYAPLLAKQGRTQWRPDLIYFDNQQVLRTVNYFVQQLFSLNQGDVCLPTTCSGVPAGARLAISSVSERRSGDLIMKLVNGQATLQPVRVSLAGVNNVGSEAIQTVLTGDPAAVNDFNQPLRVEPVTSRLKVGPVFDCELPAHSLTVLRVKTR; this comes from the coding sequence ATGGGAATCCTGCTGGGCGTCGGCCGCGCGTTGGCGGATGTCGCCATAATCAAGGTGCAGGCGGATGCCCCCGGCCGGTCCATCGGCCCGGATTTGGTGGGCGTTTTTTTTGAAGACATCAACTACGCGGCGGATGGCGGGCTTTATGCCGAACTGATTCAAAACCGTTCGTTCGAATATCAGGCGACGGAACAAAAGACCTGGAATCCGCTGAGCTATTGGGACGTGCAGACCCCCGGTGGCGGCCGCGCCTCGCTCGATGGGGAGGCGGCGGCGCCGCTCAACGCCAATAATCCTCACTATGCGGTGTTGGAAGTGTCCGAGCCCGGGCAGGGCGTCGGCCTGGCGAACCCCGGTTTTGACGGCATCCGCGTGGAGGCGGGCGGGCGCTATCGTGTTTCACTGTTCGCGCGGCAGCTTTACGTTGGCAACCGCTGGGGCGGTTCCGCGCACGCGGGCCATCCGGCACCGTTGACGGCGCGATTGGAAAGCAAGAGCGGTCAAGTGCTGGGCGAAGTGGCCTTGGGCGCGCCCGGTTGGGAGTGGACGCGGCTGACGAACACCATTACGGCGACGCAATCCGAGGCGGCGGCCCGCTTTGTCCTGGTGGTGACCAATCGCGGCGGGATGGCGTTGGACGAGGTTTCGTTGTTTCCAGAAAACACGTTTCGCGGCCGGCCGAATGGTTTGCGACCGGACTTGGCGCAGGCGATTGCCGATTTGCATCCGAAGTTCATCCGCTTCCCGGGAGGCTGCGTCGCGCATGGCAACGGCCTCGGCAACCTGTATCGGTGGAAGGACACCATCGGCCCGGTGGAGGAGCGTCATCAGCAGGCGAACCTCTGGGGCTATCATCAATCGGTTGGCTTGGGCTACTTCGAGTATTTCCAGTTTTGCGAGGATATCCGCGCCAAACCCCTGCCCGTGGTGGCCGCGGGCGTGTGCTGTCAGAATTCCGGTCACACCGGTGGCACCGGGCAGGAGGGATTGCCGCTCGCGGCCATGCCTGCCTACGTGCAGGACATTCTGGATTTGATCGAGTGGGCGAACGGTCCCGCCACTTCGGCTTGGGGCGCCAAGCGCGCGGCGGCGGGTCACCCCGAGCCGTTTCATTTGCAATACCTCGGTGTCGGCAACGAGGACGCCCAAACGGAGGTGTTTCGCACCCGGTTCAAAATGATCTACGAGGCCGTGAAGGCGCAGCACCCGGAAATCACGGTGATCGGCACCGTGGGGCCGTTCCCGGACGGACCGGATTACGACGCGGGCTGGCAGTTTGCCAATGAACTGCACGTGCCCATGGTGGATGAGCACTACTACGAAAAGCCGGAATGGTTTTGGGACCACCTGAATCGTTACGACGGTTATGACCGCTCGTGGTCGCAGGTGTATCTGGGCGAATACGCGGCCCATGATGCCGGTCGGGCCAACACGCTGCGTTCGGCGCTCGCCGAAGCGGCCCACCTGACCGCGCTGGAGCGCAATGGCGACGTCGTCCGCCTGGCCTCGTATGCGCCCCTCCTTGCCAAGCAGGGCCGCACGCAATGGCGGCCCGATCTGATCTATTTCGACAACCAGCAGGTGCTGCGCACGGTGAATTATTTCGTGCAGCAGCTGTTCAGCCTGAACCAGGGCGACGTCTGCCTGCCGACCACTTGCTCCGGGGTTCCGGCTGGCGCCCGCCTGGCAATCTCGTCCGTGAGCGAACGGCGTTCCGGTGACCTCATTATGAAACTGGTCAATGGACAAGCAACGCTTCAGCCGGTGCGCGTGAGTCTGGCCGGGGTCAACAATGTCGGCTCCGAGGCGATTCAGACGGTGCTCACAGGCGATCCGGCCGCGGTGAACGATTTCAATCAGCCGCTCCGGGTGGAGCCGGTCACCTCGCGCCTCAAGGTGGGGCCGGTGTTCGACTGTGAACTGCCCGCCCATTCGCTGACCGTGTTGCGCGTGAAGACACGCTGA
- a CDS encoding MarC family protein, which yields MSSHLEYAFLTASSLFAIVDPFAVVPAFLAMTPNDTPAQRIKMAKVAGMTTFGTLLVFAYAGRLIFKLLGITMPAFQLAASLILLMIALDMLRAQRSRVRETEEETTAGLEKTDIAITPLAIPMLAGPGAITTAMLFQARAGSDTIHHAILCGCILLVGLATYAVLRLSAHGAQWLSPIALRIANRIMGLLLAAVAFQFGLNAVQQFRATLS from the coding sequence ATGAGCAGCCATCTGGAATACGCGTTTCTGACCGCCAGCTCGCTGTTTGCGATCGTGGATCCGTTCGCCGTCGTGCCGGCCTTCCTGGCCATGACGCCCAACGACACGCCGGCCCAGCGCATCAAAATGGCCAAGGTGGCCGGCATGACGACATTCGGCACGTTGCTGGTGTTCGCCTACGCGGGGCGCTTGATTTTCAAGCTGCTGGGCATCACGATGCCGGCCTTTCAACTCGCTGCGAGCCTGATTCTTCTGATGATCGCCCTGGACATGCTGCGCGCCCAGCGTTCGCGCGTCCGCGAAACGGAGGAGGAAACCACGGCCGGCCTGGAAAAAACCGACATCGCCATCACGCCGCTGGCCATCCCAATGCTGGCTGGACCGGGCGCCATCACCACCGCAATGCTGTTTCAGGCCCGCGCGGGGAGCGATACGATTCATCATGCCATTCTCTGCGGCTGCATCCTGCTGGTGGGACTGGCCACCTACGCCGTGCTCCGCCTCTCGGCGCACGGCGCGCAATGGCTGAGCCCCATCGCCCTGCGGATTGCCAACCGCATCATGGGCCTGCTGCTGGCCGCCGTCGCCTTTCAATTCGGATTGAACGCCGTCCAGCAATTCCGCGCCACGCTCAGTTGA
- a CDS encoding VanZ family protein has product MRKFWLFVKFWLPPLLWMSVIFCASTSAGSFNHSSRILAPLLRWLYPGIADATVNDLVFAARKMAHLTEYGLFAILLWRAIRQHTAKDTRPWRWREAGWAVLIVACYAATDEFHQTFVPGRGPAVHDVLLDTLGGALGLVVLWAVGRKIKRW; this is encoded by the coding sequence ATGCGCAAGTTCTGGCTGTTCGTAAAATTCTGGCTCCCGCCGCTGTTGTGGATGTCCGTCATCTTCTGCGCCTCGACCAGCGCCGGTTCCTTCAACCACTCCTCGCGCATTCTGGCGCCGCTGCTGCGCTGGCTGTATCCGGGCATCGCGGACGCGACCGTGAACGACCTCGTCTTTGCCGCCCGCAAAATGGCGCATCTCACCGAGTATGGACTCTTCGCGATCCTGCTCTGGCGGGCCATCCGGCAGCATACCGCAAAGGATACCCGCCCGTGGCGCTGGCGCGAAGCCGGCTGGGCCGTGCTCATCGTGGCGTGCTACGCGGCCACGGATGAATTCCACCAGACCTTTGTGCCCGGACGCGGGCCGGCCGTTCACGATGTCCTGCTCGACACCCTGGGCGGTGCCCTGGGATTGGTCGTGCTTTGGGCGGTTGGCCGCAAGATCAAGCGCTGGTGA
- a CDS encoding alpha-L-fucosidase, protein MKTKSNLAVRILSVLTVSAFGLGGPAAAAAAENDPPVPPAELPIVDGSFQPTWQSLTNYQTPEWFRDAKFGIWAHWGPQCEPEHGDWYARRMYMPGDADYKSHLAEYGHPSTNGFKDVIHEWKAANFNPDQLLAFYKKCGAKYFMALANHHDNFDNFNSRYQPWNSVAVGPHQDLIGGWARAARKNGLRFAVSVHASHAWSWYEPAQGADKEGPLAGVPYDGKLTKADGKGLWWDGLDPQDLYAQNHPPGTRLDWEWNPAKGSSIPDAAYLKKFFLRTKQLWDDYQPDMIYFDDTVMPFHGLTDEIGLRLAAHFYNTSIQRHGKNEAVMNGKHLDELQRQALVYDIERGKASGILPFAWQTDTCIGSWHYDRAIYEHHRYKIAAQVVPMLVDIVSKNGNLMLSVPVRRDGTIDDDEVKIVGGIGAWLKVNGEAIYQTRPWKTYGEGPSTTDFEKGQFDGQRDTHAKPFTPADIRFTQSKNGRTLYAVVLAWPADGKVTIKSLAENSPNWPGKIGSVRLLGGGKLKFTRNADGLMATLPDKPPCDIAFALKITR, encoded by the coding sequence ATGAAAACCAAATCCAACCTTGCAGTTCGCATTCTGTCTGTGCTCACAGTGTCCGCCTTTGGGCTGGGCGGACCGGCCGCCGCGGCGGCTGCGGAAAACGACCCGCCGGTGCCACCCGCGGAGCTGCCGATTGTGGACGGCTCGTTTCAGCCGACGTGGCAGTCCCTCACCAACTACCAGACGCCCGAGTGGTTCCGTGACGCGAAGTTTGGCATCTGGGCGCACTGGGGGCCGCAATGCGAGCCGGAGCACGGCGACTGGTATGCGCGCCGCATGTATATGCCGGGCGATGCGGACTACAAATCGCACCTGGCCGAATACGGCCATCCGTCCACGAACGGCTTCAAGGATGTGATTCACGAGTGGAAGGCGGCCAACTTTAATCCCGACCAGCTGCTCGCGTTCTACAAGAAGTGCGGCGCCAAATATTTCATGGCGCTGGCCAACCACCACGACAACTTCGACAACTTCAATTCGCGGTATCAGCCGTGGAACTCGGTGGCCGTGGGGCCGCATCAGGATTTGATTGGCGGCTGGGCGCGGGCGGCCCGCAAAAACGGTCTGCGCTTCGCCGTCAGCGTGCATGCGTCGCACGCCTGGTCGTGGTATGAACCCGCCCAGGGCGCGGACAAGGAGGGCCCGCTCGCCGGCGTGCCCTACGATGGCAAGCTCACCAAAGCGGACGGCAAAGGGCTCTGGTGGGACGGCCTGGATCCGCAGGATCTTTACGCGCAAAACCACCCGCCGGGAACACGGCTGGACTGGGAATGGAATCCCGCCAAGGGCAGCAGCATTCCGGATGCGGCCTACCTGAAAAAATTCTTCCTGCGCACGAAGCAGCTTTGGGACGACTACCAGCCCGACATGATTTACTTCGATGATACCGTGATGCCGTTCCACGGATTGACGGATGAAATCGGGCTCCGGCTGGCCGCGCACTTCTACAACACCAGCATTCAACGCCACGGGAAGAACGAAGCCGTGATGAACGGCAAGCATCTTGACGAACTCCAACGCCAAGCGCTCGTTTACGACATCGAGCGCGGCAAGGCCTCCGGCATCCTGCCCTTTGCGTGGCAGACGGACACCTGCATCGGCTCGTGGCATTACGACCGTGCGATTTACGAGCATCATCGCTACAAGATTGCGGCGCAGGTGGTGCCCATGTTGGTGGACATCGTCAGCAAAAACGGCAACCTGATGTTGAGCGTGCCCGTGCGCCGCGACGGCACGATTGACGACGACGAGGTGAAAATCGTCGGCGGCATCGGTGCGTGGCTGAAGGTCAATGGCGAGGCGATCTACCAGACACGGCCGTGGAAAACCTACGGCGAAGGTCCGTCCACCACCGATTTTGAAAAGGGCCAGTTCGACGGCCAGCGGGACACGCACGCGAAGCCGTTCACGCCCGCGGACATCCGGTTCACCCAGTCCAAGAACGGCCGGACCCTCTACGCCGTCGTGCTGGCGTGGCCGGCGGATGGCAAAGTGACCATCAAATCACTGGCGGAAAATTCACCGAACTGGCCGGGCAAGATTGGCAGCGTCCGCCTGCTGGGCGGCGGCAAGCTCAAGTTCACGCGCAATGCGGACGGCTTGATGGCCACCCTGCCGGACAAGCCGCCGTGCGACATTGCGTTCGCGCTGAAGATCACGCGGTGA
- a CDS encoding aldo/keto reductase: MNPTNMPLTQGPAPAGSHRPLGKTGLSVPPVIFGTSCLGNLYEVVPDETKRAIVAEIIRHSPAPAVFDSAGKYGAGLALSVIGNSLRTLGVRPGEVVISNKLGWYQVPLRGPEPTFERGVWAGIGHDAESRISYEGILQCYEQGNSLLGPGFSAQVVSVHDPDEFLAAAKSPAERQTRFAKVLDAYRALFELKGRGLVQAIGIGAKDWRVIREIAGHVDLDWVMFACSLTVYSHPPELLAFIAHLASRGVGMINSAVFNAGFLIGGQWFDYRRPDPVKEASLFAWRGQFLALCARHAVKPADVCVQFGLAVPGIVAVALNTGKPAHVRDNVLSATRPLPAALWRDLKAAGLLAREFPFLG, from the coding sequence ATGAACCCGACAAACATGCCATTAACCCAGGGACCCGCTCCGGCCGGATCGCATCGGCCGCTGGGCAAAACCGGGCTCTCGGTGCCGCCGGTGATCTTCGGCACCAGTTGCCTCGGCAACTTGTATGAAGTGGTGCCCGACGAAACGAAGCGGGCCATTGTGGCGGAGATCATCCGCCATTCGCCGGCACCGGCCGTTTTTGATTCAGCCGGCAAATACGGTGCCGGGCTGGCGTTGTCCGTCATCGGGAATTCGCTGCGCACGCTCGGCGTGAGGCCGGGCGAAGTGGTGATCAGCAACAAGCTGGGCTGGTATCAGGTGCCGCTGCGCGGGCCGGAACCCACCTTTGAACGTGGTGTGTGGGCCGGCATTGGACATGATGCGGAATCACGCATCAGTTACGAGGGCATCCTGCAATGTTACGAACAGGGCAACAGCCTGCTGGGTCCGGGGTTCAGCGCCCAGGTGGTGTCGGTCCACGATCCGGATGAATTTCTGGCCGCGGCCAAATCGCCGGCGGAACGGCAGACCCGTTTCGCGAAAGTGCTGGACGCGTATCGGGCGCTCTTTGAATTGAAGGGCCGGGGACTCGTGCAAGCCATCGGCATCGGCGCCAAGGACTGGCGCGTCATCCGCGAAATCGCCGGTCACGTGGACCTGGACTGGGTCATGTTCGCCTGCAGCCTCACGGTTTACTCGCATCCGCCCGAGTTGCTCGCCTTCATCGCCCATCTCGCGTCGCGCGGTGTGGGCATGATCAACTCCGCCGTTTTCAATGCCGGTTTCTTGATTGGCGGCCAGTGGTTCGATTATCGCCGGCCCGACCCTGTGAAGGAGGCATCGCTGTTTGCATGGCGCGGGCAATTCCTGGCGCTGTGTGCACGCCACGCTGTGAAGCCCGCGGACGTTTGCGTGCAGTTTGGCCTGGCGGTTCCCGGCATCGTGGCGGTGGCGCTCAACACGGGCAAACCCGCCCACGTTCGCGACAACGTGCTGAGTGCCACGCGGCCGTTGCCCGCGGCCTTGTGGCGCGACCTGAAGGCGGCGGGCTTGCTGGCGCGCGAGTTTCCGTTTCTGGGTTGA